The nucleotide window caggtctcgctgcatctccccctttcccaatcggccaccatttaacaAAGTAATccagtcttaactatttttttcatcttcacttacctaaagaagcttttactgtcctgctttatattattggctagtttACAGGGACCAAACGaaccccacttggtctagtttcatatgaaaacagaaaatgctgggataattcgggtcaggcagcatttgtgaaaagagaaacagttaacgtttcTTTTCCCCAAATGTTACCTgacgagtttttccagcatttgaaaTTTTTAAATGTGATTCCActtatccagcattttttgtttctattttgtATTGACAGCgcttacatttttaaaattctCTTTTTATTTCATGCTGTAGTATTTGAATTATCAGCACGTACTTTGTCGATATCTGTGATATCGACAAATCGAACCAAAGTAATCCAGTTTTAAATAATCAGGGCGAGGAAAGCGACACTGCAAAGATAAAACCAAATATTGATTACAactgtagacacagaatgctggaataactcagcgggtcggacagcatctctggagaataggaatgatTTACCTATTTCTAAACGTcctaaacgtcaccaattcctttcctccagagatgctgcctggccgctgaattatcccagcactttgtgtctctttgatataaaccagcatttgcagttctttcctacacgttgaTTAAAATTGGTTCCCGTGGCACTGCAACAGATCAGAACAAGGGACGTTTTTCATGTATTATAATAAACAATTGTTGCCTTGGCAGTTTAAACGAGCATTTTGAATTTCCTAATTTCGCCTTTTTAAGTACTATATTGTTTCTCCCATTCCCACTTTTCGGTTTCTTTCCCCACATCACGCAATCTGTTGATATATCAGTTCCAATCCGGTGTTATTCTCAACCCGTACGCTAAGAAGCGCTCCAGTGCAGCCTCGGGCGAGTCACTCACTGTTTTTGCTGTGTGGGGATGGGCTttgcatccatccacattcccctggcgcccaagtgggactaaGCCCGTGCACAACCAATAGTCACAAACCCAAGGCTGTCCCTCTCATGGCATGTCATGCTAATCGATATAATTGCTTTGCATGGCTCCTTGATGAATTACTTCTGAATCGCAATAACACCGACGGACTCGCTAATTAACCCACATTACGCCTCCAATCTCACTATTTCTCAAATatttgcaaattaacatttttagcAGTCATTTTATTTTGGACTTTGGTAAATGCACTATTTTATAGTTAATTACAGCTTAATTTTAAAACCTATTGAGCAATTTAGACTATACTGCTGGAATAACGACGCTCATTTTCCTCATCCATACATGCACGTTACCTTTGTATCTGAAATAAGAAGATTATACACATTCGGACATCAATGTTGCTGGTTCGAAATATGCCTTAAACCGTGGATAATGTGACGGTGTGCGTTTTTACAGAATTGAAAAAGAGCTAGCAATAACATCGTGGGACGGAGACTTTGCCCGTAACGtttcccatttccttcgctccatagatgctgcatcacccgctgagtttctccagcttttttgtgtaccttcgattttccagttccttcttaaaaacatcgtTTAATCGTTCTGAACAGAGACTCGAATTTACACTCATATATACAATTGACAGATAAAACAAATGCAACTTCCATTCCAGCCAGTATATTGCATGTTATATTTACACTCAATGGAACTCCACCACGccatttaaaacatttagtagtccCAGTAAGTTTTCCCCGTTTTATTTGATCATATAGTTTAAACCTATATTAATATTCACAAAgcttaaatctttaaaaaaaaactaatacaaAATATAAATTGTATCTAACAATATAAAGTTCCCTATTAAATCCCTACTAAatgtgttagacacaaaatgctggagtaacttagtgggacaggcagcatctctggagagaaggaataggtgacgtttccgttcgagacccttcttataaaTGGTCTTataaatgggtctcgacccgaaacgtcacctattccttatctccagagatgctgcctgtcccgctgagttactccagcattttgtgttttatcttcTTATAAATGTGATATTCGGCGCCGTAAACGCGTAGAGTTCTGCTCTAAAATCGCTCTATTACTGCCGGCGATTAGAGAAAACTGCGCCCTTTCGTGTTGTTCAATCGTCACAACAGGAGCGGTCGGGGTAGTTTTAAGTTGGGAGGAGCCATGTCGGGTATGCAAGTAGATCTTAGGGTGATAAAGGCGCACCTTTGGAAAGTTGTTTGAAAATATGTAAAGAGTTAATGGTGTGGGGCAGGCGCCGTGTGTGTAGCGCGGAGCCCAGCAGCGGCGAGGCTGGTGTTGTGGAGTCTGAGACCATGTCTTGGCGAGGAGTTGCTTGCAGCCGGCGTGACGTCAGGGAGCTTCCCCAGACTCCTGTATAACGTTGCCGGGAGTTGGTGGCGGCTTTTCTCcagcgcacacactcacacacacacacacacatacacacatacatacacatacatgcacacagtcTACCCCGCCCTGCCCGCGCCTTCAGGTGGTGCCGCCGACTGAGCGATGCGCAGAGCGGTGGCCGCGGGCTGAGCTCGGTGCAACAGACAGCCTGCCCGACATTCAGTCAGTCCCCGGACCCAAGGGTTGGTCGGAGCCATGGCTGTCCGCGACAGCATCCTGCCCATCAGCGAGATGTCGGCCGCCCCCTTCCCCGAGGTGGTGGAGCTGAACGTGGGAGGACAGGTGTATGTGACCAAGCACCACACACTGGTCAGTGTGTCCGACTCGCTGCTGGCTCACCTCTTCTCCAAGAACAGCGTCCAGGTGCTTCCCCGGGACAACAGGGGCCGGTATTTCTTGGACCGGGACGGTTTCCTCTTCAGGTACATCCTGGACTATCTGCGGGACAAGCAGCTGGTGCTTCCCGACCACTTCCCGGAGAAGGAGAGGCTGCTGAGGGAAGCGGAGCACTTCCAGCTGGGGGAACTGACCAGGGTTCTGGCCCCCAAGGTGATGGTCAAGCAGGGCTCGGTGGCCGAGGATGCGGCGCAAAGCGACGCGGAGGAGAACTCGCAGGGCAGCGAGATGGTGCCCAAGGGCGGGACGTCCGACAAGAAGACTGGCTTCATCACCATCGGCTACCGGGGCTCCTACACCCTGGTGCGGGACAGCCAGGCCGACGCCAAGTTCCGCAGGGTGGCCAGAATCATGGTGTGCGGACGCATCGCGCTGGCCAAGGAGGTTTTCGGCGACACCCTGAACGAGAGCCGGGACCCCGATCGCCCCCCTGAGAAGTACACGTCCAGGTTTTACCTGAAGTTCACTTACCTGGAGCAAGCTTTCGACCGGCTGTCCGAGGCAGGATTCCACATGGTGGCCTGTAACTCCACGGGCACGGCCACCTTCATCAACCAGTACAGAGATGACAAGATGTGGAGCAGCAGCTACACCGAATACATCTTCTTCCGTGAGTTGCAACCCTTTTACTTCACCTTTACTTGATCGTCATTGCCGGTTTTAATGTGTTATTTTGCATAGCTCTTAtctatttgttctatgtaccttttcatatcactcgtttccctcttccctgactctcagtctgaggaagggtcccgaccggaaatgtcacctagttcttctctccagagaaactgccttcaatttaaacccgcatctgcagttctttcctacacatgataccaagtgaaactaatctcctctgcctgcatataatccaatccacctccctccaccccctgtatctaaaagcatcttaaacgccactatcgtatctgcttccaccactgccCCCGGCAACCCGTTCCAAGTACCCTCTGTGTGACAAATAACTTGCCGCTGCACgacttctttaaactttgtcacgttcaccttaaagctatgcctctagtctttggcatttcgactgggaaaaaggttcagacttTCTGCAGGTTTCCCCATCCATTTAACGGGCACCAAGACCGACTCACACAACAGCCTCACCAGGTCGAAGTTAATGCTGGAGCGCAGCGATTTATTTTGTCCATAACGCTCcgtgactgccccccccccccccccccccccaaaaacacattTCCGACACTTGTGTGGTCCAGGCACAGTGTAAGTTATCGGCATCAGTTCTCGTTCACTTGGGTTTCGAGCTCATTCTATAATTCAGGCAAACAATCTCGGCAACGCGTCGCTCCGCACGAATTCACTGTAGAATTAAACGATATTTCGTTATCCGAGACGTGAGAAAGTTTCTTTGGAAATTTGTGCAGCCCCGGTGATAGCAGAAAGGGGCCGCGGGTCGCAAGACAGGAGCGACAACTGGAATCTACTCACTTGCATCTACTatcgaaaaagacacaaagttacgGAGTccggaccgttcttcagacacgaccagacccgaaaggtcacctatccgtattcttcagagatcttgcctgacccgctgagttatgcccctgtcccacttaggaaacctgaacggaaacctctggagactttgcgccccacccaagtttccgtgcggttcccggaggtttttgtcagtctccctacctgcttccactacctgtaacctccggcaaccgcctgcaacctccgggaaccgcatggaaaccttgggtggggcgcaaagtctccagaggtttccgttcaggtttcctttgggccaggggcattactccactcacttagtgtgggttttttttggtaaaccagcatatgccgtTTCTTGTAGTTGCTTCTATGATTGCTCTTGCTAGTTGAGGACACATTTTGCAAGTTTACAAATCATGTTATAATCGCGATGTACTTCGGTTGTATGCAGAATctcaattatttctgaaataattcATCTCCAAGCAATGTATTCACTCTCTTCCTGAAGCACGGGATTTACCTCTGGAGCAACCAACTCTTCCCAGAGCAGTTTGGAACTCCTGAACCCACTGATTTGATCTTTCCTAAATACGAATTTTCATGGCAGTGAGGAAACTGAGAAAGATCAGCAGGTGGTAAATCTTTGAAAGGGTTTCGATATACATCTGGGATACAacaaactacaggtgctggaaacctgcaaaacacaaagggttgtaggaaatcagcgggtcaggcagcatccatcagtggagggaacggacaggcgacgtttcggtcgggactgggtctgaagaagtgttgtttagagaagTGCTGGTTAGAGAGAATGTCTGTTAGTTGGAACACAATTGATCCTCTGAGTGAAAGCTCCAGGGACAATGCGCGGACCCTCGGGATATCGCGGAATCAAAGGATCATTGCTAATGGCCGCGTATCTTTTCCAGAATATCCCATTCTAACTGGGGAaccctaatttaaaaaaaacaaagtgctggaaatactagGCAGGTTCGTGGGATCTCTCGTTGGACACATTTTCCTACCAGCCGGTTAACGCGACTGTCACGTAATTTTAATGTGTTAGTTTCCTATTAGACTTAATCTCATTTTTTATACGAGGCGACACGGATGATTTATAAATGCTGCCCACCAACCGCATATGATAAATGCGCTCCTAATAGCATTGGATTACTTGCTGATGATCATAAAAGCAGCTGCCAAGTCGCTTCCAAACATCTGTGCAATTCCAAACCAGCAATCTTCCTTTTCATGCCGCGCTTTCATTTGCACCTGACATATTGGAGGACAAGGGGCTAGAGATTCAGTGGGGCCTGGCGAGTACCAGAAGTTTGAGACAAGAGACCCCGCCACTTTTGTTTCACACACTGTGCTTAGATTAGCACGAGGAATACATTTCTCGCTTAGATTAGCACGAGGAAGAAATTTAAGTTAACATgccacaaaaaaaaaatgcagatgatgAAAAGAGGAAGGGAAAAACAGGAGCGGTAtttgtggagagaggaacagttAAGTGCATCTTAAGTGCATCTATGCAGCGATTGTAGAGGGACCCATATTGCCCTCACTCGTTCTTCTCTATTTTATATTATATGGTCAACATTGCACGGGATCACTTGTTCTCTCCTCGAATTACCATCCAAAGAGCTTGTCCAACACACTCTTTCTTCGCCTCCTCACAACTACACCATGAAAGCATCTCGCTTTATTAGCCACATCTCATTATAAACCCTCttcatctttgtttttttttcttttttacacTTTTACACTTTGACACGTGGCATGGAACAGATCGAACTACTTCAGATTCTTATCCTTACTTTTTGATTAATCTAGCTATTTCAACATTGGAGTTTTGCACAATCTACTTCGTCTTTCACCTTTAGCTGTTTTTAAGTGTTGGTTTTAATAGAAGTAACTACAGCAGTTGAGGAAATATGATTCctgtttgtgatttttttaaatgttaagtttagtctgaaaaagagtcttgaACTTCAACGttttcagtccattccctcctcaaatgcagcctgaccccttccagcactttgtgttctgtttatCTGGAACATTATTCCTGGTGGCCCCTTCGGAGGAACCAAATACCTGTCTTGTTTTATTTATTCCACCACACAGATCATGACATACAACCATTtcaaattataatgttttttaaaatgtgtaTTGCACATTCAGGCTAGTAATTCTATCAGCTGTTCATGTTCAAATTGTAATTATTGCAATCCTGGTTTTCATGTTAGATCTACTTTTGAATTCCACGCAATATCTTTTGTTTATTATAATTAATGTAATTTAGAACTGCTAAGTAAACTCTGGTGTATAAATAGTTGTATATTGTATAAGCCTATCACAACTGTATGCATTAATTTAACCACACTTAAAATAGCACTGAATGAAATATGTTTATATTTCATTCAGTGCTGTATTGAATAGTTCTAGTCATAgagacatgcagcatggaaacaggcccatcagcccaccgtatCCACACCAATATTCAACTAATCCCAcccaaatcccattttattctccacaaATTCCCAtcaaattctaccactcacttgcACACCACTGGCAACTTATAATtaacctaaaatagacacaaaatgtcgtgagtaacagcgggacaggcagcatcttggtttagaaggaatgggtgacgtttctccagccattactccagcaatttgtgtctatttttggtgtgaaccagcatctgcagttccttcctgaccaATTACCAACCTAGCTGAAAatgtttaggatgtgggaggaaaccagacacccAGAGGAaataaatcgcatctccatcaaggtaagagactgtaaaaaagttcccctccccccctcctaaaaacactaaaaacatacatttaacacataataaaaacaacaacaaagaaggaagggacccGGTGTATATGTATCATGTAAGAGATATTCAAAATTAGTAAATTACAGCTTCAACATCTTAAACTGGTGCAAACATCAAGGAACTGTACTCAAAatcttaatgtagaaacaagataCTGCATAAGATTGGGTAGTACACAAAAGAATAcaactggagtaaatcaacaggtcaggcagcatctctgtagaacatggataggtgatgtttcgggtcttgcattctccagagttactgcctgacctgcaaagttACTTTCGAACTTTGTGTCCTCAACATCTTAatactttaatactggcactggccactcaaatcagcggccccggacattttttatgattggtttattgaattttaacattgtgtttttttacctgcttttaactatttatactgttccatcagggactggattgtttttagtgttattatgtgtgaagtgtttaaatttcatgtgcgatgctccgctattcactgggaaacgtcttttcattttgcactgtaacaactgttgcttgcaagatgacaataaaggttgattgattgaaatgccTGCTTTTAGATTTAGGTGCAGCTCTATTGTTTGTAATTTGCAAAAGTAATATTGATTTAGATTGATTTAGAAGAGCTATAGAATCAGAGTGccctatagcatggaaacaggccctttggccaaactcaaGATGCCCCGCAACAaagcttgtcccatttacccgcatttggcccacattcctctaaacattATCTATGTAAAAGTAGATGAGAATAAGCTGAAGCAATTGAGAGTAAAGAATGGCGTCCTTGCAAGTggtagggtgggaggaggtgtagtcaagGTATCTGTGGGTGTCAGTGATAGTCTGGCCTCTGTGATggggacagagagatcaagaaaggagaaAGTGaggtcagagatagtccaagtggaTTTGAGAGAGGTTTAGTAGTAAAGTCGATAAAAATCAACATGTTCTGCATCAGGCAGCCTTGATGTGCAGTAGTGAAAAAATGGGGAATGGTACCAGGGTTCATTTGGAACTAGGACTGTTCAGTGTAACCAACAAATAGGACAGGCATGAATGCCTGTGGCTTCACATGGCTTGAaaaaagtgagaggagtcaaaagagaagttgttaagAGTGAAAAAGAGAATGAGGGGGCCAGGTGGAGAAGAATGTTAGATGAAGGGAACTGTTTGGTCTCTGTTCAAAGAGGAACTGGAGAGTCCTAAAGAGGGAATGGAGGTGTGAAGGAAATGGACATCTATCTAtagtactaaaagtctgatctggaCCActccctgttgttctgtatattgattttagaaaaaaaatgctACGACGtttggctgtaatttttggccatcttactcagagcccccctccgctgcaaaggacaagaggattttccccatcaatt belongs to Leucoraja erinacea ecotype New England chromosome 1, Leri_hhj_1, whole genome shotgun sequence and includes:
- the LOC129698025 gene encoding BTB/POZ domain-containing protein KCTD8-like isoform X1, which gives rise to MAVRDSILPISEMSAAPFPEVVELNVGGQVYVTKHHTLVSVSDSLLAHLFSKNSVQVLPRDNRGRYFLDRDGFLFRYILDYLRDKQLVLPDHFPEKERLLREAEHFQLGELTRVLAPKVMVKQGSVAEDAAQSDAEENSQGSEMVPKGGTSDKKTGFITIGYRGSYTLVRDSQADAKFRRVARIMVCGRIALAKEVFGDTLNESRDPDRPPEKYTSRFYLKFTYLEQAFDRLSEAGFHMVACNSTGTATFINQYRDDKMWSSSYTEYIFFRGLQRPASPKSECESRKQDKGEKGMESGTSCNELSTSSCESQSEASTPQDNVACASQPATSQPNTLTLDRPPKKAPIQWLQQPDKRRNSELFQTLMNNSRDMSLCKKKINEKLSAEDEMKKCIQDFRKIQIPTQFPERKRLWQSELLQKYGL